In Chryseobacterium turcicum, a single window of DNA contains:
- a CDS encoding DUF937 domain-containing protein, with amino-acid sequence MSLNIIDLIKGQLGSALVSQAASQLGESEAGISKAISGLLPVIVGGLANNSDNPAVLDSISNASSQGNLGSLLDPASNNSMISGLLTSIFGDKLSGIINTIATYAGISNNSSSSLLNLATGATLGSVGKYAADNNLDKSGISSLLNDQKGIVSTLLPAGLSLASLNIGDWAKGYKFDNDAIPNPPHDEPKVEVTRSVADGGTFPNNPTPSEGGSIWKWLLPLLLLIAAGYFLWKQCEKKETTTTTTVSGDSLNTVNDTMSTPKDTTTMTMTKVDEDIDLNGTMLKGYKGGLEDQMITFLKSDGYKNAANDDALKTKWYDFDHVNFKINSANALEAGSEGQLQNLVAILKAYPEAKIKIGGYTDKTGDEAKNKKLSSDRAHFIKDWLGKQGVGAQVIAADGYGSEFAKVDASASNEERAVDRKMSVRFAK; translated from the coding sequence ATGTCATTAAACATCATTGATCTCATCAAGGGGCAGCTAGGTTCTGCACTTGTTTCTCAGGCTGCATCGCAACTTGGAGAAAGTGAAGCCGGAATTTCTAAAGCCATTTCTGGTTTACTTCCGGTGATTGTAGGCGGATTAGCCAACAATTCTGACAATCCTGCGGTATTGGATTCTATTTCCAACGCATCTTCGCAAGGGAATTTAGGGAGCTTATTAGACCCAGCGTCTAACAATTCTATGATTTCGGGGTTGCTAACATCAATTTTTGGTGATAAGCTCAGCGGAATTATCAACACCATTGCTACCTATGCAGGAATCAGCAACAATTCTTCATCCTCGCTACTCAATTTAGCAACTGGAGCCACATTAGGTTCTGTAGGAAAATATGCTGCAGATAATAATTTAGACAAATCAGGAATTTCATCTTTATTAAATGACCAGAAAGGAATAGTTTCTACGCTTTTACCAGCAGGACTTTCTTTAGCATCATTAAATATTGGCGATTGGGCTAAAGGGTATAAATTTGATAACGATGCTATCCCCAACCCTCCACATGACGAACCAAAAGTAGAAGTTACCCGAAGCGTTGCTGATGGCGGTACTTTCCCAAACAATCCTACTCCTTCCGAAGGGGGGTCTATCTGGAAATGGCTTCTTCCATTGTTACTTTTAATTGCAGCGGGATATTTTTTATGGAAACAGTGTGAGAAAAAAGAGACAACCACTACAACCACCGTTTCTGGTGACAGCTTAAATACTGTAAACGATACTATGTCGACACCAAAAGATACCACTACAATGACCATGACTAAAGTTGATGAAGATATCGATTTAAATGGAACAATGCTGAAAGGTTACAAAGGAGGACTAGAAGACCAGATGATTACTTTCCTGAAATCTGATGGCTATAAAAATGCCGCAAACGATGATGCCCTGAAAACCAAATGGTATGATTTTGACCATGTAAATTTTAAAATTAATAGCGCAAATGCTTTGGAAGCTGGTTCTGAAGGACAACTACAAAACCTGGTAGCGATTTTAAAAGCATATCCTGAGGCAAAAATCAAAATTGGTGGTTATACGGATAAAACTGGTGACGAGGCTAAAAATAAAAAGCTTTCATCAGACAGAGCCCATTTCATCAAAGATTGGTTAGGAAAACAAGGTGTAGGAGCACAAGTTATTGCTGCTGACGGATACGGAAGTGAGTTCGCAAAAGTTGACGCATCAGCTTCTAACGAAGAAAGAGCAGTTGACAGAAAAATGTCTGTAAGATTTGCAAAATAA